GATCCAGGCGCCCACGGCACCTTCCGGCCCCGCCCTCAACCTCCGCAGCCCCGCCCACCGCACGGAGCGCGAGCTGCTCAAGCTCGCCCTGCAGAAGCCCGCACTGGTCTCGCCCGCCTTCGACGCCTACGGCATCGACGAGTTCACCGCCCCGCCCTACGCGGCGGTGCGCCAGTGCATCGCGGAGGCGGGCGGCGCCGAGATGGGCGTCGCCGAGACCCGCGAGTACCTCGTCCAGGTGCTCGACGTGACCCCCGACGACACCGTGCGCAAGCTCGTCACCGAGCTCGCGGTCGAGGTCTTCCACGGCAAGTCCATCGACGAGACCTACGCGGGCGAGCACCTGGTCAAGGTCCGCCTGCGCGCCGTCGACCGCAGGATCGACGACGTGCAGAGCAGCCTCGCCCGGCTCGGCAGTAATGTCGCCCCGGACCACCTGGCCGCCGCCCAGAACGAGGTCTGGGTCCTCCAGCAGTACGCCCAGTCGCTGCGCAGCCACGGCGCCGCCGCCCTCTGAGGCGGATCAGCACCCCGTCACGCTCCGGACGCAAAAAGTCACCGCACGCCCCTCGTGGCGGCGATGTGTCGTACCCCACACTGGATGGCGGTGCCTGAGTCATCGGAGCGCGGCCGGTCCGTCGAGGGCGGACCCCCACCCCCGCGATCCGGCAGCGATCACCTGGAGGTCGCCCCCGTGCAGACCCGGACCGTGCCGACCACGACCGAGCATGTCCCGGCGATTCCCGCGCAGAACCGGGTCACACGTCACCCGGAGACGGCGGGCACGCCCGAACCGGTGCTGGAGGAACCGGTGGAGCCCCCGGAGCTCCCGCAGCCGCGGAGCCGCCCGGAGGCAGCCGGCCCGACCTCCGACCTCTTCCGCCAGTACTTACGCGAGATCGGACGGATACCGCTGCTGAGCGCCGCCGAGGAGGTGGAGCTCGCCCGCCGTGTCGAGGCCGGACTCTTCGCCGAGGAACGGCTCGCCGGCACCCCGGACCCCGACTCCGGGCTCGCCGTCGATCTGGACCGGCTCGTGGTCATGGGGCGGATGGCGAAGCGCCGGCTCATCGAGGCCAACCTCCGCCTCGTGGTCTCCGTGGCCAAGCGTTACGTCGGCCGGGGGCTGACCATGCTCGACCTGGTCCAGGAGGGGAACCTCGGCCTGATCAGGGCGGTCGAGAAGTTCGACTACGCACGGGGCTACAAGTTCTCCACGTACGCGACCTGGTGGATCCGCCAGGCGATGTCCCGCGCACTGGCCGACCAGGCCCGGACCATAAGGGTCCCGGTGCACGTCGTGGAGCTGATCAACCGGGTCGTACGCGTCCAGCGCCGGATGCTCCAGGAACGCGGCTACGAGCCCACCCCCGAAGAGGTCGCGGCACAGCTCGACCTGACCCCCGAACGCGTCGCCGAGGTCCTGCGCCTCGCCCAGGAACCCGTGTCCCTGCACGCCCCGGTCGGCGAGGAGGACGACGTCGCCTTCGGTGACCTCATCGAGGACGGCGACGCCGCCTCACCGGTGGAGACCGCGGCCTTCCTCCTGCTGCGCGAACACCTGGAGGCGGTCCTCTCCACGCTCGGTGAGCGCGAGAGGAAGGTCGTCCAGCTGCGCTACGGACTGGACGACGGACGGCCCCGCACGCTGGAGGAGATCGGCAGGATCTTCGGCGTGACCCGCGAACGCATCCGCCAGATCGAGTCCAAGACCCTCGACAAGCTGCGGGGCCACGCCTTCGCCGACCAGCTCCGCGGCTATCTGGACTGAGCGGGACGCCGGAGGGCGGGGACCGCTCCCGTGAGCCGTCCCCGCCCCCTCTCCCGTCGCGCCGCCGGGCGCCGCCGTCAGTCGACCTCGGCCAGCGCCTGGGCGAACTGGGCGGCGTACAGCCGGGCGTAGGCCCCCTCGGCGGCCAGCAGCTCGTCGTGGGTGCCCTGCTCGACGATCGAGCCGTTCTCCATCACCAGGATCACGTCCGCGTCCCGGATGGTGGAGAGCCGGTGAGCGATCACGAAGCTCGTACGGCCGTGGGCCAGCCGCGCCATCGCCTTCTGGATCAGCACCTCGGTACGGGTGTCCACCGAGCTGGTGGCCTCGTCGAGCACCAGGATCACCGGGTCGGACAGGAACGCCCGCGCGATGGTGATCAGCTGCTTCTCGCCGG
The DNA window shown above is from Streptomyces sp. Alt3 and carries:
- a CDS encoding RNA polymerase sigma factor, encoding MQTRTVPTTTEHVPAIPAQNRVTRHPETAGTPEPVLEEPVEPPELPQPRSRPEAAGPTSDLFRQYLREIGRIPLLSAAEEVELARRVEAGLFAEERLAGTPDPDSGLAVDLDRLVVMGRMAKRRLIEANLRLVVSVAKRYVGRGLTMLDLVQEGNLGLIRAVEKFDYARGYKFSTYATWWIRQAMSRALADQARTIRVPVHVVELINRVVRVQRRMLQERGYEPTPEEVAAQLDLTPERVAEVLRLAQEPVSLHAPVGEEDDVAFGDLIEDGDAASPVETAAFLLLREHLEAVLSTLGERERKVVQLRYGLDDGRPRTLEEIGRIFGVTRERIRQIESKTLDKLRGHAFADQLRGYLD